Within Mytilus edulis chromosome 10, xbMytEdul2.2, whole genome shotgun sequence, the genomic segment ATGGCTTTCCTATCTTCTCGTATCTTTCCCTGTACCTTCTCCAGCAGTCGATCTTTCGACAGCTTGCTAACCCCTATCAACCCATGTTGTTTTGCCTTGGTGATAAGCTCGTTCTTCGTCTAGGGTTGGGACGGCGCTTAAATTTAAGGTTGGTCTTCATTTCGATCCAACTCAACCAACTGATCCTTCCTCATCCGGGAGTACCCTCTGAGGTGTTCATTTTGGCAATACCTCTCAGGACTTTGACGTTTTCAACAACTAATTCCATTTTAGCTATTCGATTCATTTCTTTATCctaacaataaaaaaagtcattttaGATCACCCAAAACCACTTTCCCCAATTCAATGGTTAAAAGTCGTGGTAATCATACCCGGTGCGCCTGGATTTTTAATTCCATAGCTCACAATTTGCACAGTTTAATCGGTCTTTCTTTTTGTCCAGACGTTGGTACAATGCTTGTTTAATCTCTCACATCCCCAAGTGCGGAATGTTGCCCCCTTCCCGCACAAGGTTATAATTTTTgcctacctattgactaaatgtctgcataatattagaaagattgagagatcagggggctctcatcattgccctgtgccctttgtcctaaaattttgatattttttagctgaaaagtgacaatataagccctccatagatatcgaatatgactttaatctgggaaatccttctaatacaatctttatatatacagattcTATGATTTAGTTAAATTGTATGGACTTTGAAAGACCAGGGGgatctcaccctcatttaagcggtctcaggtaggttttcactatatattttgaatatccaactggcactttgggcgctccgtaaacatgaaagacaggaagtgtacccaaattccttttagtcacgtttgtatctacctattgactaaatgtctgcttaatattagaaagattgagagatcagggggctctcaccattgtcctgcgccctttgtcctaaaattttgataatttttagctgaaaagtgacaatataagccctccatagatatcgaataggACATTATTCTGgaaaatccttctaatacaacctttatatatacagagtctatgatttacttaaattttatggacattgaaagaccggGGGGTCTCaaactcatttaagcggtctcaggtaggttttcactatatattttgaatatcaaactggcactttgggcgctcagTAAACATGAAAGACAAAAAGTGTACCCAAATTTCTTTTAGTCatgtttgtatctacctattgactatgTGTCTGCTAAATATTAGGCAGATTAGGAGATCAGGGGTCTATCACCATTGTCCTatgccctttgtcctaagattttgatCATTTTTTGCTGAACagtgacaatataagccctccatagatatttAATGTGACATTATTCTtggaaatccttctaatacaacctttatatatacagagtatatgatttacttaaatgttatggacattgaaagaccagggggtctcacaGTCATTTAAgtggtctcaggtaggttttcactatatatttctttttttggctttccataaacATTTCTATTTATATTCCTAAATGTTTTCTAGAGTTAgcggtttttctttttgttttaagaaaaatatcatgtatattagTACATCTTTGaagtttttttattgacaacaatctatattacataaagacaaatatgcaagttagaaaagggtttatattcaaGAAAAACGAGAATTTACGGCAGCCTGAAGAGGTCATGAAACAATTTTCTTATCAGATCTTCACTGTaaaaaaatcatgcttttaatgttattaagtattttgttttgttatgatttcaacttaattttgaatatccaTCTGACTgatagcagccggttggatattgattatcgaatatcgaataacgaaacggctgctaacttcacatacatgaAAAAAGTATATTAGGGGAAAAGGTTGAAATttagaaaacaaatcaaaaacgCAGATAATGTGATAATAACTGTGTTGTTCGCcaaatttaattttaacattGGAATAGATTAATGTATCGGTTGTTTATCAGTTGTGTATatctttatttgacctttttaacttttttggattcgagcgtcaatgatgagtcttttgtagacgaaacgcgagtctggcgtatatacaaaatttagtcctggtatctatgatgagtttatttgatgtATGTTAACACAGTTTTGAGTGGTGAGTCCCAATAACTTTCCCGTTTACAAATGATGTATTAATGGGTTGCTCgcacaattttgaaaatataacggAAATATAAACAATTGTCATATAAGTGGGATATCATCTAAATACAAAATCAAGATTAAGGCCCTGAAAAAGTCAGGAAAATTTCGTTTGTTTTCAATCAATATTGGTTGATTTGGTCAAACGTTTTGATGTTGTTAGGTTTTATGGACGTCCCCCTTTTTGTATTTACCTTGGATTTCATTAGTTTTGTtaatacttttgttttatttctgatCACACATGGAATTAGTTTTCAAACttccttttgatttttgttgctatttttatttgccaTCATCGAGATTTAAACTGCTTTCTTGACATCTGTTACGTGTAACAGACATCAAGTATATCAACAGAGCAATTCGTTTACCATTGGTGGACATCTTAAAAAAAGTGTGATACAATAAAAATGTGAATGACCTAGACTTGACAGAGGAGCCTGTAATAATGGTTATTTCATTAATATAAAATGGCGAATAATCTAAGGTGGTATGGTTGcatcaaattaaatataaaaatcaaaattataccCTGTTAAATTCAATTCGTTTGTACCGGTACAAGGACGATGCCACTGctagttgatgttttttttacccAAGCTAATCAACAGGCTAATACTGTTGATTCactattattcgttggataccaattttcgtggataaaggTGAACCAcgtatttaaatgttcaacgaataacatattttcaataggcctTATATACTAACATTGGaaaaaccaaaaaatcaaatatccacgaatatgcatgttttcagcaatccacgaaaattgataccctcgaaaataaatgaatccacaatctGTTCttacattaaatataataaatacagTTATCCTCGCATACATACAAATATGTCTCTGgtaaacttcaaatgcaaaagaTCGTTGTTCCATTTTATGAATCGACGAAATTTACTGGTATCCCATTGTCACTATAATTCAATTGAGGTTTGCctagaatttttaaaataattaactttattCAGCGCAGCTATATGTCATAAATAACAAAAACAGTTTATTACACTTTGGTACTTCTTATTATACCACGCTACAACGAACGGGTACACTGGCCTGTTCTTCTCTTTCATAAAACTTACACTTATATACGGCCAAGCTTAGCGAAAGGTAGTGCGacgtaatcagtcaaacaaactttattagattaactcGTAAAGGAACGATCTTTTTAATTGGCCAATCCAAACCTTCGCCTTCACACCTGCGAAAATAGAACACGCGTACTATAAGTTGAATGAACTGATCAGTATTCACGTAGCCGGTCAAGGTTGTTATAACCTCCATCGTCGTATTCATGTACATTATTGTGTTCTTGATTATCCCATAGCAATTCTAGCttttcaatgatacatgtatttacatgtaaaattcattgaatttataattttgtgcactagtaaaattttaaactttaaaatcttaaggTTTCACatcgaaatatttaattcaacTTTCTCCTCTCAGTTGTTTCTGGATTAAGAGATCTACCATTTTATTTTGATGGGAGGGTGGACTTTAATGAAACAGTTAGTTCTTTTTTCGAAGTTGTATTCTCTGtcctgtatttttatttttagtctatttggtcctgcctttttattttttattagtttgtccggagtcttttttttttacataaatcgtTATTCGGCCTTTTTGCCAAGTTGCTAATCCTGCCTTCTTATATCTTTCGCAAGTTTTAGGTATTCGACTAAGAATAGTGTGATCATTTTTGTAATTCAGTTTACTTAATTTTGAGAAAAAACCCCGAAATTCTAAGTTAATTCagaacatgtaaccaaccatactTTGTTTAGAGAAAAATAGAGATGGCAAACCATGGCACAGTGGAAAGATATGTACTTTATAAACTCCAGCGATATACTTAATGAATTTTATAAGTTAACTgttttgctattctcggttgAAATTCGAACGTagattatatatttgtaaatatctaAATAGTTACAGAGAAAACAATcagtttttaaaaaagtatttattcattaaatgtattgataaaaaggTGAACCCCTTCTAGTACATGCATTCAGTCATACTTAttaataatttcttaatattttgtttatcagtttatcttacatgtatgattttgtatttcattttaaatacgcaTGCATACTTCACGTCAGTTTGGCGGATAGTTTAACAATGTTATGCATATCACTTTCTTACGGTATTAAATTAGAGGAGAGGTTTTTAGCCAATTTAAatcgaaaacagtacatttattTTGTTCCTTATAAACTACGATAAGAATTTGTTTTAGTTCCACACATACAAAAGAAAAAATCTTCGCCGATGTAACATTTCGATCCTTTTTACACCAAAATGCCTTCACTGAATTCATTTGAATTTCGTGGTGATCCTGATAGTACATTGCATACTACGTCTTCATTCACGTGCACAAATGATacgattattatttttgtttttgtttctatatttCGGGGACAATTTGCTCCGTTTATGATACGTAAATTCTTAATGACCAAACGCTTATCTACTGTGTAACTTTCTGTATCTtcgttttacatgttttattgcaTGAAAACACTAAAAGAGGAATATGCAACCCATTATAACTTTTTGTAATTATTATAATGGATCAGCATTATAAGATCCTTATTATAAGTAACTACTACATTGAAAGAAACTAAAAGTGGTGACTTAATCATGTATAAAAACggcacatgtattttattttatccttatatGTTTCATAATACGGTACATTATGTACACGATAATTATGTTCCTGCAGTATAATTTCGACATTACTATTTGAAATtcacaaaacatttatttaattcttttgacTAAAGATTGGTAAACTATACATTGTCAAATGTTTgtttttacgttcgtagtaacatGGTATATTCCATAGTCACCTGTGTCAATTCCAGTACAAACTACAAATGTTGTTGTATTTGAATCTTTCGACCAATGAAATGAGACGTTATGAGTTGTTTGTTTGTGACacgccagaatgttatcaatgaactatcaaacGCTAAAGTTGACTGATTTTCAGTATAGGTTGTATTTTTCTCAAAAGATTCATagaatttatgtaaaagattgtatctaaaatactgaactcctaaaaatgacaaaaagtgtTAAACAACTTACATATTCCTGATATTTTTACGGGCATTTTCTTTATTTGATAGCGATTTAAGCATGTTGAAACGTGTGCTGCTTTTTCCTAACCATCGCTTAACATCTTCCTGTATAAATAATACGTACAGTCAGTGGGATTATGTCCCGAAAGCAAAATAGCTCAAGGTTcgatttttttaactgttaaagaaacttttctctcaatcgaattatgactttcaaacagcagtatactactgtatactactgttgcctcaaTTTGTTATCTAATATATCTTTATTAGAAATTAATCTTGTCCACTTGGTTTAAGTGTTTTGTAGAAAACTAGTAAAGTATTGCTTACATCTCATCTCTTTGTTATAAATGTGAGCCATCAAAAAAgccttttgttttcaatatttatatgaTAATGCAGACATACATAGATCAATACCTTGGACAGTATGACGATGATGTATGACGTTTTAAACACATTACAGCATGTAAGCGGAGTAAATATGTTATGTTGAAAGATGATAGACCttttattgtacatgttttaACGAGGGTTAGGATCAAGTTATGTCTGCAAGAATAGTAATGAATTCGTTTTCGATTGGCGGGTTGGATTCTTGTGATCAATGCATTTATCCGTAAACTTTAAGATGTCAATAAACATGAAaggaaatttgtttttataaatcaacatTCTTGATGTATACAGCTACTGGATATAATTAGAAATATCAAACATTTTCATGAAATATTATCAACACTGACATTAATTTTCAAATGTCGTTTACAAACATGTAGATTCTAAAGGCAAAATCAGTTATAAAGCTAACAATTTTAGAAAGTGTCAACAATTTATTTACACTTTATAGACTTTAAAATCATAACAAATGTCACGTGATTGTACATGTAATGCTGCTATTCAATTAAGAATCTAGTTTTGGAcacatttcatttcttttcttttgtttaattcaccattttctacataaggaacaTACATTCGACAGTGgatttctattcgtttgatgtgtttgctaTTAATTAAGGGCcggaattttccttgaagttcggtatgtgtgttgttttactttttgcagcataacaaaatatttacattatttttcttCATTGAAATTCTAAAGTAAAATTAaccctttttcttttcttaagaTCATCGCTTCACTCACATTTTATAATGCTGGTTGATGAAATGTGCTTCGAAGATATGTAGTTGATATGAGGGCTTAGgttgaatttattttatattttcatgataagaacttttatttttataaagcttGATTCAAGTAAAATGAAGACGGGAGAGAAAGTGGGGAGGGAGAGgtactttgtttgaattcattgCTATAAATTCATTGTCGCATTGACTTAGTATGATTTGATATTTTACAGGACATCATTAAGGTATCCTTTTAACTAGTACCTGGGATATGCTATTTATAAAATTTTTAGGCGGACAGCCTTTTATATGGTAAACGTATTGTTACTTTATTCATCCAAATGATCGACTATTAGGTTGTTACTTTTTCTTTCACAATATTCCATATTTATCAAAACAAGATGAAAACGATTATACTAAAATCAAATCCGAAGATATAGTAAAGTCCTTTATTTGCAAATAATCGTATAGTTTAAAAAGAGGGGATACTGCTTACTGGTAAGACATCAAAAGGCAAACAACAACCTACATAACACATTGTGAGAAACTGCAGATTGAGCATCACAAAACCCTCAAACAAATGAATACAGTCATAACAAAAATGAGTATAGTTAGTTTTAGCTGTATTGACATTCatagatacaaatatatatttcaaaaattataaaactaaTTAGGAAACTTGTGGTGTAACTTTACCAACTGACTCCCTGCACTATATGCAATACAAATAATTGAGCTCAAGTAGCCTACATATTCACTGGATATGGCACACAACAACAAACACCCATGAACTTTTGATTAACAAAGTATTGAAATGaaacacaattaaaacaaaacctaATGGCATCAAAGTTTTCAAAAAATCAGCGCACAATAATAGCCCAATTTCTTCTGGCTTAAAACGCAATCAAACTAAGCCTTTCTAATTTAAAATACAGGGTTTGGTTATTCATTATAGCCCCGTTTGATCATGTAGTTTGTTGAGGTACTAAGACACCGTCGAAATTTTTCAAATGAGCATTCAGGATGAATAAACATCAGGAAAAGCGCTTTGGATTGAGTAAATCTCTAAATGGTTATTATCTTTTTAAGAATACAGACTTAATTAAATACTTGGAATTGATGTCAATTACAATTAGAATATAATATcaactgaaacaaaatgatgttcAGCAACGACAAATTTTGACAAACTTGTTATTTGATACATGCTGAATGATTGTGACGATTTATCTGATTATTTATCTTTTTCACGTCATCTCATTACAACAGGATTGATTATATTGGACATGCAATTTACCCATTATGTATTAATACGAGGtatatatagattattacattgataccagtggattatcggatttatccaatcgagatagttaaattatcaattttacagTCCGAGCCTtggcgaggactttaaaatttataatttaactatcgagattggataaatccgataatccacgagtaactatgtaagaatctgtttctctaatgattagaaaaattcttttcttttttgttgtgaaacgaaaatccccttcgagtgcctttaacattccacgaagttgtcaatttcattaacacctgttagcatattttgattcatccaaTTAGCtaaaaaggttatgacccttaaaatcatTCAATGATCTTTTGAGATAATCGGCAACCACACgttgcatacatttttttatacaaaggGTTCGGAAAGGGAttaatttccatagaattagagaaaattGAATATTATCTCTGttgatatatgtatttttatatcAACGTTTATTGTAAAACAATAATTGAGATAAAAGCAATCTCTATTTCAATATCCATCATTCAATTTAAAACCAAACGTGATAAACCTTCACATAGATGAACAcagtttcaaattattttaaatagcAAAGCTTTTAtgcaataattgttttttgtacAACGACAGttatagtaaattttaccatttgttttatcttaataaATGGTGCCTAATATTTACAGGAAACATGCATTTCGAATTATACATTTTTACTTGTATATTCATGAAGGTCCTTTATCATTTCAACACATCAGAATGAAAAACCAACTCCTGACTTAGCACAGGCAAACCCTTATGTTAAAAATCCAACAATAAACCTGGTTACATTGTTAGCGTGACCTCTCATGTGTTTGAcagttacaaaatatttcattttccttAAGTACAGCTTTCGATTAACGAGAAATGTCATTTCGCTTCAGCTTTATATATTGTTGTACTACAGTGCTTGGGTTATAGCGGTGAGTAGACGGAATAATTACTATATATAGCACATGATAGTGTCTACATTTCTTTTCGCAACTTGCAAAAACTTATAAAATGAGAGGCGGAAAACGGATTGATTTGCAAATTGAttgcttttttgtaaataaaaacggAGAAATGCTACGTTATACAAATGCAGATGAAAATACTATAATACTATATTTGCATGTATAAAGTACAACGCAAGATATAGAATTACAacaataaatcgattgagagtaAAATGTGTTCCCTGTTTTCAATACCACGTTGCGTAGAACATTTCATTGAACGTAGTAAAgcaaatatgtatattttttgtcTTCTTATTTGCATGTCTTCTGCTTATCAATTATAGAGTCATATAAGGATCTTTATAAGACCGTTACAAATGATATAAACAATTTGGAAAGAAAGATGGATAAAAAATTTGAGAAAACGATGACTACACTTCAACAGAGTATAGAAAATAAATGCAGTAAGggtatgtgtatatatatatatatatcatttatatcactatggtaaaattatttgttaatgtatagataaaaattatataatcaaaaGACGGAGTTAGTTTGGCTTGACAAAATAACTTCAAACTTTAAAAGCGTGCTTATGAGCTGCAGTAATccatcaaggaaatcatgacaaCAAATAGAAACTCTAAAATAACACCGCTTTCATTAATATATTGCATTTGAAATGTGtgtataatttgataattttatatgaaattattTATGACATCTGATGTTGGATTTCCATGCCCTGTTAACGCTTCCTTTGGGGTTCGTGCCATTTCTTCAGGGTTTTTCTCTTGTCTTGCATATGGACATAAAAGTTTGAACATATGATTACTAATGTTGCCTCGTATATTCATTGACATCAAAAACATTgcaacctttttttaaatttattattcgTAAAATTGAAAGTGACATTAACGTTTGTATTATCGGACATTATATGACCAATATATTGGCAGTCATGAACATGAAATTGTCAAATCATATATTGCTTGATGTCTCATCAAATGAAACATcgaaattattcataaaaaaaacgactaaacttttatatttgttctattcatttttttgtttatcatcTGTCTAATCAATtcattttgcagaaatcattGGGCCTTTATATGAAGCAGCAAAGGGAAAAGTAGCAAAGCAAAGTTCATTATATCAGGGTAAACTGTATCCTGCCAGTTCGGCCCTTGATGGAAATATTGGTACTTTTTCTCACACAAATAGCGAAAAAAATCCGTCTTGGTGGGTAGATCTAGGGAGACTGTTCAGAGTTGTAAGGATTGAAGTTTATAGCCGTAAAGAGTGTTGTGGTAAGTTCTTGTGGTAAAAAACACTAGAGGCTCTAATTAGCAtatgttgctcaccttggtcggtgtgcatattaaacaaaggacacacattaattcacgaaacAATGTGTcttagtgatggtgatgtgtttttagatcttacttaacTGGACATTCTTACTGCTTTATACaattatctcaatctataatgaacttggtctggtagttttagatggaaaatattttgtaaaaatttacaaaaatttacaaaatttagggaatatgttaaaaattgactatcaagggcaataactcctcaaggggtcaatggaccattttggtcatcaatctattataatataaaagataataaccaataaaaactgaaaaagttcaataaaattatcaattcaggggtagaaacccaacaacaggttgcctgATTAGTCAGGGCAAATAagtcttgacctaataaacaattttaccccgtcagatttgctctaaatgctttggtttgagAGATGTGAGcaaaaaaactgcatttaaccgttaatgtaatatttttagctatttcggccatcttggttgggtcAAAGGCCACATTTTTAAATGTAGTtaccgaatgatgattgtggccaagtgtgTCTCAgtagtagaagatttttgtaaaagataacaaacatttacgaaaaattgttaaaaattgactataaagggcaataactccttaagaggtcaactgacaatttttaTTCTGTTATTGTGTGTTAGGCTGCTGTAAGTGACAAACTATGAGTTtcactgttcctctggtatctttcgtccttcttttttACAAACACCATCTTTATTTAGTATGAGAAGATATTATTTAAAAGGAaactatttgaaaaaatataattaactaTTATCTAGTTCAATCTTCCAATTTCATAACTTGTATTAATATGAATGTATTTTTAGGTCCGTATCTTCACCACATGGACGTTACTGTCGGACCTTCCCTTGACAACATGTCTTTATGCACCCACTATAAAGGTCCTGCAAAAACAGGGGAACATTTCGTCTTAGAATGCGAAGCTACGATGGTTGGAAGGTTCGTGAAACTGTCCATAATTGGTCACGGTATTATGCAGTTGGCAGAATTAAAAGTGTTTGCGTATTATCACAActaataaagtattaaaataaaagtactaacatttatttgatttattataacaAACTTGCTTTTAGTCGAAAACAGGTTCAGAAAAGTTTTTTCTTCTTCGGTTTTGGTCTATGTCAGAAACTTTCGTGCTGATTATAGATCTTTGTTTATATCTCTGTTGAATTCATATTAAAGGTTTGCCTAGACCAGGAACAATATTGAGCTTGTCGTATTGTTTCAGCAAAATCTAATGGCTATGTTTTGTGTAACATGCATTTTTTGCTGTTGGGTTTACTAGAACATATAATTTGTACGTAACTATATAAATATTACTTTTCTTTTACAAAAGCTATGGAAATTGCTATGGTATCATGTATATCTACAAAGAAGCAAATTATGATTGACATTGTTTCCAATACGTCTGTatcaaaagtaagaaaaaaataaaattgtagtGACAGTTCTAACAATATCAGCACAGATGTAAATACAAATCCACATATTTTCTTCTTAAATGTATGTCTTACTGATtcagatatttgtttacgatCTCTTCAATGTCCCTATTGGG encodes:
- the LOC139490848 gene encoding probable DNA double-strand break repair Rad50 ATPase isoform X1 — translated: MENYLVILILSIFVLLGALYVTIVEQKIIKIKDELLQHGHEIRKGKEGLDSTNKALKEVKVEFELTNKALIQVKVELESTITEVKEAQVELKSTRNELQQVKVELESRKMEVKQVKVELDKIITESYKDLYKTVTNDINNLERKMDKKFEKTMTTLQQSIENKCSKEIIGPLYEAAKGKVAKQSSLYQGKLYPASSALDGNIGTFSHTNSEKNPSWWVDLGRLFRVVRIEVYSRKECCGPYLHHMDVTVGPSLDNMSLCTHYKGPAKTGEHFVLECEATMVGRFVKLSIIGHGIMQLAELKVFAYYHN
- the LOC139490848 gene encoding fucolectin-like isoform X2 yields the protein MENYLVILILSIFVLLGALYVTIVEQKIIKIKDELLQHGHEIRKGKEGLDSTNKALKEVKVELDKIITESYKDLYKTVTNDINNLERKMDKKFEKTMTTLQQSIENKCSKEIIGPLYEAAKGKVAKQSSLYQGKLYPASSALDGNIGTFSHTNSEKNPSWWVDLGRLFRVVRIEVYSRKECCGPYLHHMDVTVGPSLDNMSLCTHYKGPAKTGEHFVLECEATMVGRFVKLSIIGHGIMQLAELKVFAYYHN